The Chlorocebus sabaeus isolate Y175 chromosome 16, mChlSab1.0.hap1, whole genome shotgun sequence genome window below encodes:
- the FLII gene encoding protein flightless-1 homolog isoform X1: MEATGVLPFVRGVDLSGNDFKGGYFPENVKAMTSLRWLKLNRTGLCYLPEELAALQKLEHLSVSHNNLTTLHGELSSLPSLRAIVARANCLKNSGVPDDIFKLDDLSVLDLSHNQLTECPRELENAKNMLVLNLSHNSIDTIPNQLFINLTDLLYLDLSENRLESLPPQMRRLVHLQTLVLNGNPLLHAQLRQLPAMTALQTLHLRSTQRTQSNLPTSLEGLSNLADVDLSCNDLTRVPECLYTLPSLRRLNLSSNQITELSLCIDQWVHVETLNLSRNQLTSLPSAICKLSKLKKLYLNSNKLDFDGLPSGIGKLTNLEEFMAASNNLELIPESLCRCPKLRKLVLNKNRLVTLPEAIHFLTEIEVLDVRENPNLVMPPKPADRAAEWYNIDFSLQNQLRLAGASPATVAAAAAAGSGPKDPMARKMRLRRRKDSAQDDQAKQVLKGMSDVAQEKNKKQEESADARAPGGKVRRWDQGLEKPRLDYSEFFTEDVGQLPGLTIWQIENFVPVLVEEAFHGKFYEADCYIVLKTFLDDSGSLNWEIYYWIGGEATLDKKACSAIHAVNLRNYLGAECRTVREEMGDESEEFLQVFDNDISYIEGGTASGFYTVEDTHYVTRMYRVYGKKNIKLEPVPLKGVSLDPRFVFLLDRGLDIYVWRGAQATLSSTTKARLFAEKINKNERKGKAEITLLVQGQELPEFWEALGGEPSEIKKHVPDDFWPPQPKLYKVGLGLGYLELPQINYKLSVEHKQRPKVELMPRMRLLQSLLDTRCVYILDCWSDVFIWLGRKSPRLVRAAALKLGQELCGMLHRPRHATVSRSLEGTEAQVFKAKFKNWDDVLTVDYTRNAEAVLQSPGLSGKVKRDAEKKDQMKADLTALFLPRQPTMSLAEAEQLMEEWNEDLDGMEGFVLEGKKFARLPEEEFGHFYTQDCYVFLCRYWVPVEYEEEEKKEDKEEEKAEGKEGEEATAEAEEKQPEEDFQCIVYFWQGREASNMGWLTFTFSLQKKFESLFPGKLEVVRMTQQQENPKFLSHFKRKFIIHRGKRKAAQGAQQPSLYQIRTNGSALCTRCIQINTDSSLLNSEFCFILKVPFESEDNQGIVYAWVGRASDPDEAKLAEDILNTMFDTSYSKQVINEGEEPENFFWVGIGAQKPYDDDAEYMKHTRLFRCSNEKGYFAVTEKCSDFCQDDLADDDIMLLDNGQEVYMWVGTQTSQVEIKLSLKACQVYIQHMRSKEHERPRRLRLVRKGNEQHAFTRCFHAWSAFRKTLA; this comes from the exons ATGGAGGCCACCGGGGTGCTGCCGTTCGTGCGTGGCGTGGACCTCAGCGGCAACGACTTCAAG GGCGGCTACTTCCCTGAGAATGTCAAGGCCATGACCAGCCTGCGATGGCTGAAGCTGAACCGCACTGGCCTCTGCTACCTGCCCGAGGAACTGGCTGCCCTGCAGAAGCTG GAACACTTGTCTGTGAGCCACAACAACCTGACCACGCTTCACGGGGAACTGTCCAGCCTGCCGTCACTGCGC GCCATCGTGGCCCGAGCCAACTGTCTGAAGAATTCTGGAGTCCCCGATGACATCTTCAAGCTAGATGACCTCTCAGTCCTG GACTTGAGCCACAACCAGCTGACGGAGTGCCCGCGGGAGCTGGAGAACGCCAAGAACATGCTGGTGCTGAACCTCAGCCACAACAG TATCGACACCATCCCCAACCAGCTTTTCATCAACCTCACCGACCTGCTGTACCTGGACCTCAGCGAGAACCGCCTGGAGAGCCTGCCCCCGCAGATGCGCCGCCTGGTGCACCTGCAGACGCTCGTGCTCAATGGGAACCCTCTGCTGCATGCACAGCTCCG GCAGCTCCCAGCGATGACCGCCCTGCAGACCCTGCACCTGCGGAGCACCCAGCGCACCCAGAGTAACCTCCCCACCAGCCTCGAGGGTCTGAGCAACCTCGCAG ATGTGGACCTGTCCTGCAACGACCTGACACGGGTGCCTGAGTGCCTGTACACCCTCCCCAGCCTGCGCCGCCTCAACCTCAGCAGCAACCAGATCACAGAGCTGTCCCTGTGCATAGACCAGTGGGTGCACGTGGAAACTCTGAACCTGTCCCGAAATCAGCTCACCTCACTGCCT TCAGCCATTTGCAAGCTGAGCAAGCTGAAGAAGCTGTACCTGAACTCCAACAAGCTGGACTTTGATGGGCTGCCCTCGGGCATTGGCAAGCTCACCAACCTGGAGGAGTTCATGGCTGCCAGCAACAACCTGGAGCTGATCCCTGAAAGTCTCTGCAg GTGCCCAAAACTGAGGAAACTTGTCCTGAACAAGAACCGCCTGGTGACCCTCCCAGAAGCCATCCATTTCCTGACGGAGATCGAG GTCCTGGATGTGCGGGAGAACCCCAACCTGGTCATGCCGCCCAAGCCCGCGGACCGTGCCGCTGAGTGGTACAACATCGACTTCTCGCTGCAGAACCAGCTGCGGCTGGCAGGTGCCTCCCCTGCTACCGTGGCCGCGGCTGCAGCTG CAGGGAGCGGGCCCAAGGACCCTATGGCTCGCAAGATGCGGCTGCGGAGGCGCAAGGACTCAGCCCAGGATGACCAGGCCAAGCAGGTGCTGAAAGGCATGTCAGATGTTGCCCAGGAgaagaacaaaaagcaggag GAGAGCGCAGATGCCCGGGCCCCCGGCGGGAAGGTGCGGCGCTGGGACCAGGGCCTGGAGAAGCCACGCCTTGACTACTCTGAGTTCTTCACGGAGGACGTGGGCCAGCTGCCCGGCCTGACCATCTGGCAGATCGAGAACTTCGTGCCTGTGCTAGTGGAGGAAGCCTTCCACGGCAAGTTCTACGAGGCTGACTGCTACATCGTGCTCAAG ACCTTTCTGGATGACAGCGGCTCCCTCAACTGGGAGATCTACTACTGGATTGGCGGGGAGGCCACACTTGACAAGAAAGCTTGCTCTGCCATCCACGCTGTCAACTTGCGCAACTACCTGGGTGCCGAGTGCCGCACTGTCCGGGAGGAGATGGGCGATGAGAGCGAGGAGTTCCTGCAG gtGTTTGACAACGACATCTCCTACATTGAGGGTGGAACAGCCAGTGGCTTCTACACTGTGGAAGACACGCACTACGTCACCAG GATGTATCGTGTGTATGGGAAAAAGAACATCAAGTTGGAACCTGTGCCCCTCAAGGGGGTCTCTCTGGACCCAAG gtttgttttccttctggACCGAGGGCTAGACATCTACGTGTGGCGGGGGGCCCAGGCCACACTGAGCAGCACCACCAAGGCCAG GCTCTTTgcagagaaaattaacaagaatgaGCGGAAAGGGAAggccgagatcacactgctggTGCAGGGCCAGGagctcccagagttctgggaggCACTGGGTGGGGAGCCCTCTGAGATCAAGAAGCACGTGCCTGATGACTTCTGGCCGCCCCAGCCCAAGCTGTACAAG GTGGGCCTGGGCTTGGGCTACCTGGAGCTGCCGCAGATCAACTACAAGCTCTCCGTGGAACATAAGCAGCGTCCCAAGGTGGAGTTGATGCCAAGAATGCGGCTG CTGCAGAGTCTGCTGGACACACGCTGCGTGTACATTCTGGACTGTTGGTCTGACGTGTTCATCTGGCTCGGCCGCAAGTCCCCGCGCCTGGTGCGCGCTGCTGCCCTCAAGCTGGGTCAGGAGCTGTGCGGGATGCTGCACCGGCCACGCCATGCCACCGTCAGCCGCAGCCTCGAGGGCACCGAGGCGCAG GTGTTCAAGGCCAAGTTCAAGAATTGGGACGACGTGTTGACGGTGGACTACACGCGCAACGCGGAGGCCGTGCTGCAGAGCCCGGGTCTCTCTGGGAAGGTGAAACGCGACGCCGAGAAGAAAGACCAGATGAAGGCTGACCTCACTGCGCTCTTCCTGCCACGGCAGCCGACCATGTCGCTGGcggag GCGGAGCAGCTGATGGAGGAGTGGAACGAAGACCTAGACGGCATGGAGGGTTTCGTGCTGGAGGGCAAGAAGTTTGCACGGCTGCCGGAAGAGGAGTTTGGCCACTTCTATACGCAGGACTGCTACGTCTTCCTCTGCAG GTACTGGGTGCCCGTGGAGTacgaggaggaggaaaagaaggaagacaaggaggaggagaaggccgAGGGCAAAGAAGGCGAGGAGGCAACAGCTGAGGCAGAGGAGAAGCAGCCAGAGGAGGACTTCCAGTGCATTGTGTACTTCTGGCAGGGTCGCGAAGCCTCCAACATGGGCTGGCTCACCTTCACCTTCAGCCTGCAGAAGAAGTTCGAGAGCCTCTTCCCTGGGAAGCTGGAG GTGGTACGCATGACGCAGCAGCAGGAGAACCCCAAGTTTCTGTCCCATTTCAAGAGGAAGTTCATCATCCACCGGGGCAAGAGGAAGGCGGCCCAGGGCGCCCAGCAGCCCAGCCTCTACCAGATCCGCACCAACGGCAGCGCCCTCTGCACCCG GTGCATCCAGATCAACACCGACTCCAGTCTTCTCAACTCCGAGTTCTGCTTCATCCTCAAG GTTCCCTTTGAGAGTGAGGACAACCAGGGCATCGTGTATGCCTGGGTGGGCCGGGCATCAGACCCTGACGAAGCCAAGTTGGCAGAAGACATCCTGAACACCATGTTTGACACCTCCTACAGCAAGCAG GTTATCAACGAAGGTGAGGAGCCTGAGAACTTCTTCTGGGTGGGCATTGGGGCACAGAAGCCCTATGACGACGATGCCGAGTACATGAAGCACACACGGCTCTTCCG GTGCTCCAACGAGAAGGGCTACTTCGCAGTGACTGAGAAATGCTCCGATTTTTGTCAAGATGACCTGGCAGATGACGACATCATGTTGCTAGACAACGGCCAAGAG GTCTACATGTGGGTGGGGACCCAGACTAGCCAGGTGGAGATCAAGCTGAGCCTGAAGGCCTGCCAG GTGTATATTCAGCACATGCGGTCCAAGGAACATGAGCGGCCGCGCCGGCTGCGCCTGGTCCGCAAGGGCAACGAGCAGCACGCCTTTACCCGCTGCTTCCATGCCTGGAGTGCCTTCCGCAAGACCCTGGCCTAA
- the FLII gene encoding protein flightless-1 homolog isoform X2, which produces MEATGVLPFVRGVDLSGNDFKGGYFPENVKAMTSLRWLKLNRTGLCYLPEELAALQKLEHLSVSHNNLTTLHGELSSLPSLRAIVARANCLKNSGVPDDIFKLDDLSVLDLSHNQLTECPRELENAKNMLVLNLSHNSIDTIPNQLFINLTDLLYLDLSENRLESLPPQMRRLVHLQTLVLNGNPLLHAQLRQLPAMTALQTLHLRSTQRTQSNLPTSLEGLSNLADVDLSCNDLTRVPECLYTLPSLRRLNLSSNQITELSLCIDQWVHVETLNLSRNQLTSLPSAICKLSKLKKLYLNSNKLDFDGLPSGIGKLTNLEEFMAASNNLELIPESLCRCPKLRKLVLNKNRLVTLPEAIHFLTEIEVLDVRENPNLVMPPKPADRAAEWYNIDFSLQNQLRLAGASPATVAAAAAGSGPKDPMARKMRLRRRKDSAQDDQAKQVLKGMSDVAQEKNKKQEESADARAPGGKVRRWDQGLEKPRLDYSEFFTEDVGQLPGLTIWQIENFVPVLVEEAFHGKFYEADCYIVLKTFLDDSGSLNWEIYYWIGGEATLDKKACSAIHAVNLRNYLGAECRTVREEMGDESEEFLQVFDNDISYIEGGTASGFYTVEDTHYVTRMYRVYGKKNIKLEPVPLKGVSLDPRFVFLLDRGLDIYVWRGAQATLSSTTKARLFAEKINKNERKGKAEITLLVQGQELPEFWEALGGEPSEIKKHVPDDFWPPQPKLYKVGLGLGYLELPQINYKLSVEHKQRPKVELMPRMRLLQSLLDTRCVYILDCWSDVFIWLGRKSPRLVRAAALKLGQELCGMLHRPRHATVSRSLEGTEAQVFKAKFKNWDDVLTVDYTRNAEAVLQSPGLSGKVKRDAEKKDQMKADLTALFLPRQPTMSLAEAEQLMEEWNEDLDGMEGFVLEGKKFARLPEEEFGHFYTQDCYVFLCRYWVPVEYEEEEKKEDKEEEKAEGKEGEEATAEAEEKQPEEDFQCIVYFWQGREASNMGWLTFTFSLQKKFESLFPGKLEVVRMTQQQENPKFLSHFKRKFIIHRGKRKAAQGAQQPSLYQIRTNGSALCTRCIQINTDSSLLNSEFCFILKVPFESEDNQGIVYAWVGRASDPDEAKLAEDILNTMFDTSYSKQVINEGEEPENFFWVGIGAQKPYDDDAEYMKHTRLFRCSNEKGYFAVTEKCSDFCQDDLADDDIMLLDNGQEVYMWVGTQTSQVEIKLSLKACQVYIQHMRSKEHERPRRLRLVRKGNEQHAFTRCFHAWSAFRKTLA; this is translated from the exons ATGGAGGCCACCGGGGTGCTGCCGTTCGTGCGTGGCGTGGACCTCAGCGGCAACGACTTCAAG GGCGGCTACTTCCCTGAGAATGTCAAGGCCATGACCAGCCTGCGATGGCTGAAGCTGAACCGCACTGGCCTCTGCTACCTGCCCGAGGAACTGGCTGCCCTGCAGAAGCTG GAACACTTGTCTGTGAGCCACAACAACCTGACCACGCTTCACGGGGAACTGTCCAGCCTGCCGTCACTGCGC GCCATCGTGGCCCGAGCCAACTGTCTGAAGAATTCTGGAGTCCCCGATGACATCTTCAAGCTAGATGACCTCTCAGTCCTG GACTTGAGCCACAACCAGCTGACGGAGTGCCCGCGGGAGCTGGAGAACGCCAAGAACATGCTGGTGCTGAACCTCAGCCACAACAG TATCGACACCATCCCCAACCAGCTTTTCATCAACCTCACCGACCTGCTGTACCTGGACCTCAGCGAGAACCGCCTGGAGAGCCTGCCCCCGCAGATGCGCCGCCTGGTGCACCTGCAGACGCTCGTGCTCAATGGGAACCCTCTGCTGCATGCACAGCTCCG GCAGCTCCCAGCGATGACCGCCCTGCAGACCCTGCACCTGCGGAGCACCCAGCGCACCCAGAGTAACCTCCCCACCAGCCTCGAGGGTCTGAGCAACCTCGCAG ATGTGGACCTGTCCTGCAACGACCTGACACGGGTGCCTGAGTGCCTGTACACCCTCCCCAGCCTGCGCCGCCTCAACCTCAGCAGCAACCAGATCACAGAGCTGTCCCTGTGCATAGACCAGTGGGTGCACGTGGAAACTCTGAACCTGTCCCGAAATCAGCTCACCTCACTGCCT TCAGCCATTTGCAAGCTGAGCAAGCTGAAGAAGCTGTACCTGAACTCCAACAAGCTGGACTTTGATGGGCTGCCCTCGGGCATTGGCAAGCTCACCAACCTGGAGGAGTTCATGGCTGCCAGCAACAACCTGGAGCTGATCCCTGAAAGTCTCTGCAg GTGCCCAAAACTGAGGAAACTTGTCCTGAACAAGAACCGCCTGGTGACCCTCCCAGAAGCCATCCATTTCCTGACGGAGATCGAG GTCCTGGATGTGCGGGAGAACCCCAACCTGGTCATGCCGCCCAAGCCCGCGGACCGTGCCGCTGAGTGGTACAACATCGACTTCTCGCTGCAGAACCAGCTGCGGCTGGCAGGTGCCTCCCCTGCTACCGTGGCCGCGGCTGCAGCTG GGAGCGGGCCCAAGGACCCTATGGCTCGCAAGATGCGGCTGCGGAGGCGCAAGGACTCAGCCCAGGATGACCAGGCCAAGCAGGTGCTGAAAGGCATGTCAGATGTTGCCCAGGAgaagaacaaaaagcaggag GAGAGCGCAGATGCCCGGGCCCCCGGCGGGAAGGTGCGGCGCTGGGACCAGGGCCTGGAGAAGCCACGCCTTGACTACTCTGAGTTCTTCACGGAGGACGTGGGCCAGCTGCCCGGCCTGACCATCTGGCAGATCGAGAACTTCGTGCCTGTGCTAGTGGAGGAAGCCTTCCACGGCAAGTTCTACGAGGCTGACTGCTACATCGTGCTCAAG ACCTTTCTGGATGACAGCGGCTCCCTCAACTGGGAGATCTACTACTGGATTGGCGGGGAGGCCACACTTGACAAGAAAGCTTGCTCTGCCATCCACGCTGTCAACTTGCGCAACTACCTGGGTGCCGAGTGCCGCACTGTCCGGGAGGAGATGGGCGATGAGAGCGAGGAGTTCCTGCAG gtGTTTGACAACGACATCTCCTACATTGAGGGTGGAACAGCCAGTGGCTTCTACACTGTGGAAGACACGCACTACGTCACCAG GATGTATCGTGTGTATGGGAAAAAGAACATCAAGTTGGAACCTGTGCCCCTCAAGGGGGTCTCTCTGGACCCAAG gtttgttttccttctggACCGAGGGCTAGACATCTACGTGTGGCGGGGGGCCCAGGCCACACTGAGCAGCACCACCAAGGCCAG GCTCTTTgcagagaaaattaacaagaatgaGCGGAAAGGGAAggccgagatcacactgctggTGCAGGGCCAGGagctcccagagttctgggaggCACTGGGTGGGGAGCCCTCTGAGATCAAGAAGCACGTGCCTGATGACTTCTGGCCGCCCCAGCCCAAGCTGTACAAG GTGGGCCTGGGCTTGGGCTACCTGGAGCTGCCGCAGATCAACTACAAGCTCTCCGTGGAACATAAGCAGCGTCCCAAGGTGGAGTTGATGCCAAGAATGCGGCTG CTGCAGAGTCTGCTGGACACACGCTGCGTGTACATTCTGGACTGTTGGTCTGACGTGTTCATCTGGCTCGGCCGCAAGTCCCCGCGCCTGGTGCGCGCTGCTGCCCTCAAGCTGGGTCAGGAGCTGTGCGGGATGCTGCACCGGCCACGCCATGCCACCGTCAGCCGCAGCCTCGAGGGCACCGAGGCGCAG GTGTTCAAGGCCAAGTTCAAGAATTGGGACGACGTGTTGACGGTGGACTACACGCGCAACGCGGAGGCCGTGCTGCAGAGCCCGGGTCTCTCTGGGAAGGTGAAACGCGACGCCGAGAAGAAAGACCAGATGAAGGCTGACCTCACTGCGCTCTTCCTGCCACGGCAGCCGACCATGTCGCTGGcggag GCGGAGCAGCTGATGGAGGAGTGGAACGAAGACCTAGACGGCATGGAGGGTTTCGTGCTGGAGGGCAAGAAGTTTGCACGGCTGCCGGAAGAGGAGTTTGGCCACTTCTATACGCAGGACTGCTACGTCTTCCTCTGCAG GTACTGGGTGCCCGTGGAGTacgaggaggaggaaaagaaggaagacaaggaggaggagaaggccgAGGGCAAAGAAGGCGAGGAGGCAACAGCTGAGGCAGAGGAGAAGCAGCCAGAGGAGGACTTCCAGTGCATTGTGTACTTCTGGCAGGGTCGCGAAGCCTCCAACATGGGCTGGCTCACCTTCACCTTCAGCCTGCAGAAGAAGTTCGAGAGCCTCTTCCCTGGGAAGCTGGAG GTGGTACGCATGACGCAGCAGCAGGAGAACCCCAAGTTTCTGTCCCATTTCAAGAGGAAGTTCATCATCCACCGGGGCAAGAGGAAGGCGGCCCAGGGCGCCCAGCAGCCCAGCCTCTACCAGATCCGCACCAACGGCAGCGCCCTCTGCACCCG GTGCATCCAGATCAACACCGACTCCAGTCTTCTCAACTCCGAGTTCTGCTTCATCCTCAAG GTTCCCTTTGAGAGTGAGGACAACCAGGGCATCGTGTATGCCTGGGTGGGCCGGGCATCAGACCCTGACGAAGCCAAGTTGGCAGAAGACATCCTGAACACCATGTTTGACACCTCCTACAGCAAGCAG GTTATCAACGAAGGTGAGGAGCCTGAGAACTTCTTCTGGGTGGGCATTGGGGCACAGAAGCCCTATGACGACGATGCCGAGTACATGAAGCACACACGGCTCTTCCG GTGCTCCAACGAGAAGGGCTACTTCGCAGTGACTGAGAAATGCTCCGATTTTTGTCAAGATGACCTGGCAGATGACGACATCATGTTGCTAGACAACGGCCAAGAG GTCTACATGTGGGTGGGGACCCAGACTAGCCAGGTGGAGATCAAGCTGAGCCTGAAGGCCTGCCAG GTGTATATTCAGCACATGCGGTCCAAGGAACATGAGCGGCCGCGCCGGCTGCGCCTGGTCCGCAAGGGCAACGAGCAGCACGCCTTTACCCGCTGCTTCCATGCCTGGAGTGCCTTCCGCAAGACCCTGGCCTAA
- the MIEF2 gene encoding mitochondrial dynamics protein MID49: MAEFSQKRGKRRGDEGLGSMVDFLLANARLVLGVGGAAVLGIATLAVKRFIDRATSPRDEDDTKGDSWKELSLLKATPHLQPRPPPAALSQPVLPLAPSPSAPEGPAETGPEVTPQLSSPAPLCLTLQERLLAFERDRVTIPAAQVALAKQLAGDIALELQAYFRSKFPELPFGAFVPGGPLYDGLQAGAADHVRLLVPLVLEPGLWSLVPGVDTVARDPRCWAVRRTQLEFCPRGSSPWDRFLVGGYLSSRILLELLRKALAASVNWPAIGSLLGCLIWPSMASEELLLEVQHERLELTVAVLVAVPGADADDHLLLAWPLEGLAGNLWLQDLYPVEAARLRALDDHDAGTRRRLLLLLCAVCRGCSALGQLGRGHLTQVVLRLGEDNVDWTEEALGERFLQALELLISSLEQASLPCHFNPSVNLFSSLREEEIDDIGYALYSGLQEPEGLL, translated from the exons ATGGCAGAGTTCTCCCAGAAACGGGGGAAGCGGCGTGGCGACGAGGGGCTGGGCAGCATGGTGGACTTCCTCCTGGCCAATGCCCGCCTGGTGCTGGGCGTGGGCGGGGCTGCTGTGCTGGGCATTGCCACCCTGGCCGTGAAGCGG TTCATTGACAGGGCCACTAGCCCACGGGATGAGGATGACACCAAGGGAGACAGCTGGAAGGAACTGAGCCTGCTCAAGGCCACACCACACCTGCAGCCCCGGCCTCCACCTGCTGCCCTCAGCCAGCCAGTGTTGCCCTTGGCCCCCTCGCCCTCTGCCCCAG AGGGGCCTGCAGAAACTGGTCCTGAGGTGACACCACAGCTCAGCTCCCCAGCACCGCTGTGTCTGACACTGCAGGAGAGGCTGCTCGCCTTCGAGCGGGACCGTGTGACCATCCCAGCAGCCCAGGTGGCTTTGGCCAAACAGCTGGCTGGTGACATTGCCCTGGAGCTGCAGGCCTACTTTCGGAGCAAGTTCCCGGAACTGCCCTTTGGGGCATTTGTGCCTGGGGGGCCGCTGTATGATGGGCTGCAGGCAGGGGCCGCGGACCATGTGCGTCTCCTGGTGCCACTGGTGCTGGAGCCGGGCCTATGGAGCCTGGTGCCCGGCGTGGACACTGTGGCGAGGGACCCTCGCTGCTGGGCCGTGCGCAGGACTCAGCTTGAGTTCTGCCCGCGCGGGAGCAGCCCCTGGGACCGCTTCCTGGTCGGGGGCTACCTCTCTTCCCGAATCCTGCTGGAGCTACTCCGCAAGGCGCTGGCTGCCTCTGTCAACTGGCCGGCCATTGGCAGCCTTCTTGGGTGCCTGATCTGGCCCAGCATGGCCTCAGAGGAGCTGCTGCTTGAGGTGCAGCACGAGCGCCTGGAGCTCACCGTGGCTGTGCTTGTGGCAGTCCCTGGGGCCGATGCTGACGACCACCTCCTCTTGGCCTGGCCCCTGGAGGGGCTGGCGGGGAACCTCTGGCTGCAGGACCTGTATCCAGTGGAGGCTGCAAGGCTGCGAGCCCTGGACGACCATGACGCCGGGACCCGCCgtcggctgctgctgctgctgtgtgcTGTCTGCCGTGGCTGCTCGGCCCTGGGGCAGCTGGGCCGGGGTCACCTGACCCAGGTGGTCCTGCGTCTGGGGGAGGACAATGTGGACTGGACGGAGGAGGCCTTGGGTGAGCGCTTCCTGCAAGCCCTGGAACTGCTCATCAGCAGCCTGGAGCAGGCCAGCCTGCCCTGCCACTTCAACCCCAGCGTGAACCTCTTCAGCAGCTTGCGTGAGGAGGAGATTGACGACATTGGCTATGCGCTGTACAGTGGCCTACAGGAGCCCGAGGGGCTGCTCTAG